The region TTCTTGCCGGTAGCTCATCCTCAGATATAGGTTACGATAAAACTGAAAATGCATTCGGGGGTCGTGATTATTGGATAATTAAATTAAATGCTACAGGGGAAATACTATGGCAAAAAACGATAGGCGGCAACTCAGCGGATTTTTTATATACTGTTGAACAAACTTATGATAACGGATTTATTTTCGGAGGGATTTCCAATTCTGATATTTCAGGTGTAAAAACCGAAAATTCCATGGGCGATTTTGACTATTGGGTAATTAAAACAGATAGTATTGGTAATATCGAATGGCAAAATACAATTGGAGGTGATTATGATGATTATTTTGATGAAATAATTCCAATGCCTATAGATAGTACTTATTTAGTTACAGGTTATTCTAAATCAGGAATTTCAGGTGATAAAACTGATTCAGTTGGTAGTGCAGATTATTGGGTCGTTAAATTAGATAGCATCGGCAATATTATTTGGGAACAAACATATGGTGGGACAAAAACCGAGTATTTATCTGGTGGTGCATCCATAACTTCGGACAACGGTTTTATAGTGAATGGAGCTTCCAATTCCGGAATTTCCGGTGATAAAACAGAAACTGTTTGCGGTGATCCAACAACTTATGATATCTGGATTGTACAACTAAATTGCATCAATCAAACATACTATGCCGACCTTGATGGCGACGGCTTTGGAAATCTGCTTACAACTCAGTTTGCATGTTATCAACCAACAGGTTATGTGTTAGACAGCACCGATTGTGATGATTTGAATGCATTGATTTATCCGGGTGCAATCGAAATTATTAATGACATAGATGACAATTGTAATGCAATTATTGATGAACATAATATTATTGTTAATCAATTCGAAAATGAGGATTATTTTATTATATCTCCAAACCCCAATAACGGAACATTCACCTTAAAATTTAATACCAATAATCAGTCATCTATTTTTGTTCAAGTGCTGGATATTCAGGGAAAAATTATTTATGAAAATACATTCATTAACTCCGGCAGCCATGCTATGGTGGAGGTTATCACTGGTGACTTAGCAGATGGAATTTATATTTTAAAAGCAAAGGGCAACAATTTTATCGCGGAACAAAAGTTCATTTTGCAACACTAAATTTGTGGCTGCTATTAAAAATAAATTTATACTTAATGATGTATGAATGAACGTTCATTCATAATACGAAAAACCTTTCCCTCCACAATCAGGTCATTCCAAACCAACTTAATGAGGTATTCCTTAACAAAAAACAACCATTTCGCATCAATTTATTTGAAATTTTAAGGTTTTGGCGCTAAATTTCTACAAAATAGATACCATGAAAGTTTTTGCTTTTTGCTCCCTTTTATTTGGTGCACAGCTGCTAACAGCCCAGGCGCCCGCCATCGAATGGCAAAACACCATCGGCTCTACACAAGATGATTATATCGAGACAATCAACCAAACTTCCGATGGTGGTTATATTGTATGCGGAACGTCGTATGGCGGATTAGGCGGCGATAAAACCGAAAATAAAAAAGGCGAAAACGATTATTGGGTAATTAAATTAAATGCAGATGGTAGTATCCAATGGCAAAATACCATTCAGGGTAACTCACGCGACCACGGCAAAGTGGCAATTGAAACTACCGATGGCGGCTTTTTGGTTGCAGGTGAATCACTCAGTACCGCACAAAATGATAAAACTGAAGCTTCAAATGGATTTGAGGATATCTGGATGCTGAAATTGGATGCAGCAGGTAATATCATTTGGCAAAATACTATCGGCGGACCTTCAGATGAAACGATGCGTGATGTGATTCAGACAGCAGATGGCGGATATTTATTGCTCACCACTAGTTTAAGTCCAATTGGTGGCGATAAAACAGAAAGCTCCTCACACAATGATATTTGGTTAATCAAAACTGATGCAATGGGTAATGTTGTTTGGGATAATACAATTACTGCAGTATTTATTGATTATGGAATTACAATCCGGGAAGACGAAGACGGTAATTATTTTCTGGGTTGCTCATCATCAAGTGCTATTAGTGGCGATAAAACAGCAACACAAAAAGGCTGGATGGATTTGTGGGTAATTAAAATTAACCCTGAAGGTGATATTTTATGGCAGGAAACTTATGGAGGCACTTTTGATGATTCTATGGAAGATTTGCTGCTTACCAGTGATGGTGGTTTTATTTGTGTAGGTACTTCCACAAGTAATGCAGGCGAAAACAAAACTGAAAACGGATTTGGTGTGCAGGACTGGTGGGTAATTAAAATTGACGAACAATTAAATGTTGAATGGGATCGCACTTTTGGCGGCTCAAGTTTCGATTATGCCAAACAAGTGTTAGAAACACCTGAAGGAGATTTTATACTTGCAGGTTCTTCATCAAGCGGAATTTCCGGTAATAAAACTGTTCCCCTTGCAGGTAGTAGTGATATTTGGTTAATAAAATTAGATGCAAATGGTAATGAAATCTGGCAAGATGCAATTGGCGGAAATGGTGTTGATCAAACTTGGGAGTTTATCCATACTGCAGACGGTGGATATTGTATTGCAGGTAATTCTGATTCAAATATTTCCGGCGATAAAACCGAAAATCATCTCGGTCAATATGATTATTGGGTAGTTAAACTCGCTCCGGATATTTGTGTGCCATCCATTGAAATTTGTAATACAATTGACGACGATTGTAACGGAATTATTGATGACGGTTTATTTGAAACTATTTCAATAGAAGCAACCGGCGACACAATTTTTTGTCAGGGAGGTTCTGTTAATTTAACTGCAACTTATACCGGAATAAGTGTACAATGGAAAAAAAATGGCACCGCAATTCCGGGCGCAACAACTTCAACTTACACGGCTAATAAATCAGGATATTATACCTGCGAAACAACCGGTGATTGCGG is a window of Bacteroidota bacterium DNA encoding:
- a CDS encoding T9SS type A sorting domain-containing protein, which translates into the protein MKVFAFCSLLFGAQLLTAQAPAIEWQNTIGSTQDDYIETINQTSDGGYIVCGTSYGGLGGDKTENKKGENDYWVIKLNADGSIQWQNTIQGNSRDHGKVAIETTDGGFLVAGESLSTAQNDKTEASNGFEDIWMLKLDAAGNIIWQNTIGGPSDETMRDVIQTADGGYLLLTTSLSPIGGDKTESSSHNDIWLIKTDAMGNVVWDNTITAVFIDYGITIREDEDGNYFLGCSSSSAISGDKTATQKGWMDLWVIKINPEGDILWQETYGGTFDDSMEDLLLTSDGGFICVGTSTSNAGENKTENGFGVQDWWVIKIDEQLNVEWDRTFGGSSFDYAKQVLETPEGDFILAGSSSSGISGNKTVPLAGSSDIWLIKLDANGNEIWQDAIGGNGVDQTWEFIHTADGGYCIAGNSDSNISGDKTENHLGQYDYWVVKLAPDICVPSIEICNTIDDDCNGIIDDGLFETISIEATGDTIFCQGGSVNLTATYTGISVQWKKNGTAIPGATTSTYTANKSGYYTCETTGDCGSAESAQIHVLVNKNPNASISAGGPTTFCAGGSVLLTEVAVAGCTYQWYKGASPIAGATALTYTATTSGNYKCRVTKAATGCFKNSNVIAVSVPCREGESINPQTTFTIYPNPTNGTFTISDFAFVNHSCQIEIYNAIGQQIYIREIATTQNAIEVNLSNIASGIYIIKMRSGAIVTEQKLIIE